In the genome of Leptospira tipperaryensis, one region contains:
- a CDS encoding methylmalonyl-CoA mutase family protein produces MANEKLFTDFPPVTREAWMAVIQKDLKGADFEKKLVWETTEGFKIQPVYTKEDIADKQWLTSNLPGTFPFARSTRKLVQDWSIRQDFDSSSIAEANRLAKDAAKSGVTAIGFIIENKTSPQRGIPVHSSKDLEALIDGLPFDQVTLHFIAEERSPEIFSWLPKGKVLVGGLGYDPFRILLKHGRSGKHSIVALKEILESFASSWPHFRGLSVYSSSFRDAGSTISEELAFTLSAGAEYVQQLREAGMSVDTIVSQMIFEFSIGPDYFLEIAKFRAARILWATILKEFEPKEESSLHAFLSAHTCRYNYSAYDPNVNMLRATTEAMSAAIGGCEVINVSPYDSILKTSDSFSLRIARNIQLLMKHESHVDKVVDPSAGSYYLESLTDSITKKAWEIFCEIESAGGFLEAVKKGIVQKKISESRKKKEDNLAIRKEILLGTNQYPNGEDRISVSELNVHGLSGTIESVSGEITCEVIPEFRAGAGIEEIRIKTEGFAKKNGKTPTVLLLPMGDLKMKKARAIFSQNFLACAGYKVIDPGSYATPEEALQGLKEHNADVVVFCSSDEEISGLVDSVFSVLKKQNPSLLGIVAGNPVEQIDSIKSKGIELFIHVKSQHLETLKTIQKRLGIQ; encoded by the coding sequence ATGGCAAACGAGAAATTATTTACCGACTTCCCCCCGGTCACTCGGGAAGCGTGGATGGCGGTCATCCAAAAAGATCTCAAGGGCGCGGACTTTGAGAAAAAACTGGTTTGGGAAACGACGGAAGGATTTAAGATCCAACCCGTTTATACAAAGGAAGATATCGCAGACAAACAATGGCTGACATCCAATCTTCCCGGGACTTTTCCTTTTGCGAGATCCACAAGAAAGCTCGTTCAAGACTGGAGCATCCGTCAGGACTTTGATTCTTCTTCCATCGCGGAAGCGAATCGTCTCGCAAAAGACGCCGCAAAAAGCGGAGTAACCGCAATCGGATTTATCATAGAAAACAAAACTTCTCCACAAAGAGGAATCCCGGTCCATTCTTCCAAGGATTTGGAAGCTCTGATCGACGGACTTCCTTTCGATCAAGTCACTCTTCATTTTATCGCGGAAGAAAGATCGCCTGAAATTTTCTCCTGGCTTCCGAAAGGAAAGGTTCTTGTAGGCGGACTCGGCTATGATCCGTTTCGGATTCTTCTCAAACACGGAAGATCGGGAAAACATTCGATTGTGGCGCTCAAGGAAATCTTAGAATCATTCGCTTCTTCTTGGCCGCATTTCCGAGGACTCAGCGTTTATTCTTCCAGCTTTCGAGACGCGGGTTCCACGATCTCCGAAGAATTGGCCTTCACGTTATCCGCTGGAGCGGAATACGTACAACAACTTCGGGAAGCGGGAATGTCCGTAGATACGATCGTGTCTCAGATGATTTTCGAATTCTCCATCGGTCCCGATTACTTTTTAGAGATCGCAAAGTTTCGCGCCGCAAGAATTTTGTGGGCTACAATTCTCAAAGAATTCGAACCCAAAGAAGAATCGTCTCTGCACGCGTTTTTATCCGCTCACACTTGTCGCTACAACTACAGCGCCTATGATCCAAACGTAAACATGCTTCGTGCGACGACGGAAGCGATGTCGGCCGCGATCGGCGGATGCGAAGTGATCAACGTTTCTCCTTACGATAGTATATTAAAAACTTCTGATTCTTTTTCTCTGAGAATCGCGAGAAACATCCAACTCCTCATGAAACACGAATCGCACGTAGACAAAGTGGTAGATCCTTCCGCGGGTTCGTATTATCTCGAATCCCTCACCGATTCGATTACAAAAAAGGCTTGGGAAATTTTCTGTGAGATCGAATCCGCCGGCGGATTCTTAGAAGCCGTAAAAAAAGGAATCGTCCAAAAGAAAATCTCCGAATCCAGAAAGAAGAAAGAAGACAATCTCGCGATCCGAAAAGAAATTCTTCTCGGAACCAATCAGTATCCAAATGGAGAAGATAGAATTTCAGTGAGCGAACTCAACGTTCACGGACTTTCGGGAACGATCGAATCGGTCTCGGGAGAAATCACATGCGAAGTGATTCCCGAATTCAGAGCCGGAGCCGGAATCGAAGAGATTCGAATCAAGACCGAAGGTTTTGCCAAGAAGAACGGAAAAACTCCGACGGTACTTTTGCTTCCGATGGGAGACTTGAAGATGAAAAAGGCAAGAGCCATCTTCTCCCAAAACTTTCTCGCCTGCGCCGGTTACAAGGTGATCGATCCGGGAAGTTATGCGACACCGGAAGAAGCTTTGCAAGGTCTGAAGGAACACAACGCGGACGTCGTTGTCTTTTGCTCCAGTGACGAGGAAATTTCGGGACTTGTAGATTCGGTCTTTTCAGTTCTCAAAAAACAAAACCCAAGTCTTTTAGGAATCGTAGCCGGGAATCCGGTAGAACAAATCGATTCTATTAAATCCAAAGGAATCGAATTGTTTATCCACGTAAAATCCCAACATTTAGAAACTCTGAAAACCATTCAGAAAAGGCTGGGCATCCAATGA
- a CDS encoding energy transducer TonB: MVSVPEIKQKILKFGLFKFCLIASFVLHTVTIGAYFIATYIPESEISSDDLEAQDVEVDLEEIPPELIGGSSSPAPVEKQEWVEGSNQNADDPIDEDLNPNALSGNGTDKDGFLFSYNGDKTPTPIIDFDLRDFFPAQAKSAGIVSKQVIVIVQIDEQGNLQGAKVASGKAGFGFDEAAIKIVKMARWSPGYVQGRPTRMSHRVPISFNLED; this comes from the coding sequence ATGGTAAGCGTTCCCGAAATCAAACAGAAGATTCTCAAGTTTGGTCTATTCAAATTTTGTCTGATTGCGTCTTTTGTTTTGCATACGGTCACGATCGGCGCCTATTTTATCGCGACCTATATTCCCGAGTCCGAAATTTCTTCGGATGATTTGGAAGCTCAGGACGTGGAAGTCGATTTGGAAGAAATTCCACCCGAACTGATCGGAGGTTCTTCTTCTCCTGCCCCCGTTGAAAAACAGGAATGGGTCGAAGGTTCCAATCAAAACGCGGACGATCCTATCGACGAGGATCTCAATCCGAATGCCCTTTCCGGAAACGGAACCGACAAGGACGGTTTTTTATTTTCTTATAACGGAGACAAAACTCCAACTCCGATCATCGACTTTGATCTGAGAGATTTTTTCCCGGCACAAGCCAAGTCCGCGGGAATCGTTTCCAAACAAGTCATCGTAATCGTACAAATAGACGAACAAGGAAACCTACAAGGCGCGAAGGTTGCGTCCGGAAAAGCGGGATTTGGATTTGACGAAGCCGCGATCAAGATCGTAAAGATGGCTCGTTGGAGTCCCGGTTACGTTCAAGGTCGACCCACGAGAATGTCTCACAGGGTTCCGATTTCGTTTAATCTCGAAGACTGA
- the scpA gene encoding methylmalonyl-CoA mutase → MKRPSFDPKRYVPQGNKTASKSDWEKAALDELGLGSIDPKIWNTPEKIPVKPVYTAEDLAGMEHLDYGAGISPYLRGPYSTMYVQQPWTIRQYAGFSTAEESNAFYRRNLAAGQKGLSVAFDLATHRGYDSDHERVVGDVGKAGVAIDSILDMKILFDQIPLDQMSVSMTMNGAVVPILAFYIVAAEEQGVSADKLSGTIQNDILKEFMVRNTYIYPPLPSMKIIADIFKYTSDFMPKFNSISISGYHMQEAGATADIELAYTLADGLEYLRTGIKAGMDVDTFAPRLSFFWAIGMNHFMEIAKMRAGRLLWAKLVKQFNPKNLKSLALRTHCQTSGWSLTEQDPFNNVARTCIEALAASLGHTQSLHTNALDEAIALPTDFSARIARNTQIFLQEETNIHRVVDPWGGSYYVESLTHSLAHRAWELIEEVEKLGGIAKAIETGIPKMRIEEAAARKQAKIDSGRDVIVGVNRYRAVEEKPLDILDIDNTAVRESQLRRLAELKKNRNGADVTAALDAITKCAGGGEGNLLALAVDAARKRATLGEISYAMEKVFGRYQATIRSISGVYSSEIEDDPDFKRAKELSDKFATLEGRRPRIMVAKMGQDGHDRGAKVISTSFADMGFDVDIGPLFQTPAEAAKQAVENDVHILGVSSLAAGHKTLVPQVIGELKKLGREDIMVIAGGVIPQQDYDTLYKAGVTGIFGPGTKISKAAADILELLIKDLESSKVKV, encoded by the coding sequence ATGAAACGTCCGAGTTTTGATCCAAAACGTTATGTGCCACAGGGAAACAAAACGGCTTCCAAATCCGACTGGGAAAAGGCGGCTCTTGACGAGTTAGGCTTAGGTTCCATCGATCCGAAGATCTGGAACACTCCCGAAAAGATTCCCGTAAAACCGGTTTATACCGCGGAAGACCTCGCCGGGATGGAACACCTCGACTATGGAGCTGGAATTTCTCCCTACTTACGCGGGCCCTATTCCACGATGTATGTCCAACAACCGTGGACGATCCGTCAATACGCTGGATTTTCCACCGCGGAAGAATCCAACGCATTCTATCGTAGAAACTTAGCGGCCGGACAAAAAGGTCTTTCGGTCGCATTCGACTTGGCGACTCACAGAGGATACGACTCCGATCACGAACGTGTGGTCGGCGACGTCGGTAAGGCCGGGGTTGCGATCGATTCGATCTTAGACATGAAGATTCTCTTTGATCAGATTCCTCTGGATCAGATGTCGGTTTCGATGACGATGAACGGGGCCGTGGTTCCTATATTAGCGTTTTATATTGTAGCCGCGGAAGAACAAGGTGTGAGTGCGGATAAACTTTCCGGAACGATTCAGAACGACATTCTAAAAGAATTCATGGTTCGGAATACGTATATTTATCCTCCCCTTCCTTCGATGAAGATCATCGCCGATATTTTTAAATATACTTCGGATTTTATGCCCAAGTTCAACTCGATCTCGATTTCGGGTTATCACATGCAGGAAGCCGGAGCGACCGCCGATATCGAACTCGCCTACACTCTCGCAGACGGACTCGAATATCTTCGAACCGGAATCAAAGCGGGAATGGACGTGGATACATTCGCGCCTCGTCTTTCCTTTTTCTGGGCGATCGGAATGAATCACTTTATGGAAATCGCAAAGATGAGAGCGGGACGTCTTCTCTGGGCGAAACTCGTAAAACAATTCAATCCAAAAAATCTAAAGTCCCTCGCGCTAAGAACTCACTGTCAGACATCCGGTTGGAGTTTGACGGAACAGGATCCGTTCAACAACGTCGCGAGGACTTGTATCGAAGCCTTGGCCGCTTCTCTTGGACATACGCAGTCTCTTCACACAAACGCGCTCGACGAAGCGATCGCGCTTCCGACCGACTTCTCCGCGAGAATTGCGAGAAACACTCAGATCTTTTTGCAAGAAGAAACGAACATTCACCGCGTCGTCGATCCTTGGGGAGGTTCCTACTACGTAGAATCTCTGACTCATTCTCTCGCTCACCGTGCTTGGGAGCTCATCGAAGAAGTTGAAAAGTTAGGCGGAATCGCGAAGGCGATCGAAACCGGAATTCCTAAGATGAGAATTGAAGAGGCCGCCGCACGCAAACAGGCGAAGATCGACTCAGGCAGGGACGTGATCGTCGGAGTAAACCGTTATAGAGCCGTCGAAGAAAAACCCTTAGATATATTAGATATCGATAATACTGCCGTGAGAGAATCTCAGCTCCGAAGACTCGCGGAGTTAAAGAAGAATCGAAACGGAGCCGACGTGACCGCCGCGCTCGACGCGATCACAAAATGCGCCGGCGGTGGAGAAGGAAATCTTCTCGCATTGGCGGTGGATGCGGCGCGCAAACGCGCTACCCTCGGCGAAATCTCCTATGCTATGGAAAAAGTATTCGGAAGATACCAAGCAACGATCCGTTCGATCTCGGGAGTTTATTCTTCCGAAATCGAAGATGATCCGGATTTCAAAAGGGCCAAAGAACTTTCGGACAAGTTTGCGACCCTCGAAGGAAGACGTCCTAGAATCATGGTCGCGAAGATGGGTCAGGACGGACACGATCGAGGAGCGAAAGTCATCTCCACGAGTTTTGCCGACATGGGATTCGACGTCGATATAGGGCCTCTATTCCAAACCCCGGCGGAAGCCGCGAAACAAGCCGTGGAAAACGACGTGCACATTCTTGGAGTTTCGAGTTTGGCTGCGGGTCATAAAACTCTCGTGCCACAAGTTATCGGAGAATTGAAAAAACTCGGAAGAGAAGACATCATGGTCATCGCAGGCGGAGTGATTCCTCAACAGGATTACGATACTCTTTACAAAGCGGGAGTGACGGGAATCTTCGGACCGGGAACAAAAATCTCCAAAGCGGCCGCGGATATCTTAGAACTTCTCATTAAAGATTTAGAATCTTCTAAAGTAAAAGTTTAA
- a CDS encoding ExbD/TolR family protein, with protein sequence MAGTTPSGDGDEIGNINITPMVDVILVLLVIFMVTANFLKKESININLPKVAAADPNVAQSVQVALTKDGKILLEGADTTIERLKTQLERDSKIRPNMRLTLSADSSLPYGKIAETMGVIRRAGVTKIALSVKR encoded by the coding sequence ATGGCAGGAACTACTCCATCCGGCGACGGAGACGAAATAGGCAATATCAATATCACTCCGATGGTGGACGTGATATTGGTGCTCTTAGTTATCTTTATGGTAACCGCGAACTTTTTGAAAAAGGAATCCATCAATATAAATCTTCCCAAGGTTGCTGCCGCGGATCCAAACGTAGCGCAGTCTGTCCAAGTAGCTTTGACAAAGGACGGAAAGATTCTTTTGGAAGGGGCCGATACAACGATCGAAAGACTAAAAACTCAGTTGGAACGGGATTCTAAGATCAGACCGAATATGCGTCTGACTCTTTCTGCGGATTCTTCTTTGCCTTATGGAAAGATCGCAGAAACGATGGGAGTGATCCGCAGAGCTGGTGTCACAAAGATCGCCCTTTCGGTTAAACGTTAG
- a CDS encoding SCO family protein, with the protein MNLYPIVSKSISALIIAVCLYFVLAANPFVVRDQTHRDSGMKVDRELPAFQIRNGENFVITDTDLYGRKYLIYFGYGDCKSVCRTGISKLETLLSKEEFSSWNLALISLDPEKDREKQSWMRKYLSRWKREPILLLPKDRKDAEKIAALFQVSVSAGFEESIVHQNPLFVVDETGKIRVVYPDLSGFSEESLHKLSAKVY; encoded by the coding sequence TTGAATCTTTATCCTATAGTTTCCAAATCTATTTCCGCTTTGATCATCGCAGTTTGTCTCTACTTTGTTTTAGCGGCCAATCCGTTCGTGGTCCGTGATCAAACACATCGGGACTCCGGTATGAAGGTCGATCGGGAACTCCCGGCGTTTCAAATTCGCAACGGAGAAAACTTTGTTATAACCGATACGGATTTATACGGCAGGAAATATCTTATTTACTTTGGATACGGAGATTGTAAGTCCGTCTGCCGAACCGGGATTTCAAAATTGGAAACTCTACTTTCGAAGGAAGAATTTTCATCCTGGAACTTAGCTTTGATCAGCTTGGACCCGGAGAAGGATCGAGAAAAACAATCTTGGATGAGGAAGTATTTATCTCGTTGGAAACGTGAGCCGATTCTCCTTTTACCCAAGGACAGAAAAGACGCCGAAAAAATCGCGGCATTGTTTCAGGTCTCGGTAAGTGCAGGGTTCGAAGAATCCATCGTTCATCAAAATCCTCTTTTCGTCGTCGATGAAACCGGTAAAATTCGAGTCGTCTATCCAGATTTATCCGGCTTTTCCGAAGAGAGTTTACACAAACTGAGCGCAAAGGTATATTAG
- a CDS encoding LIC20211 family lipoprotein — protein sequence MRSFQIFAFIFFSLILINCATSSAGMATSNIPVADRKYKVIGPVEGHKSWNTFDMAIVGIPLSEPPIDKLVNSMLAEKEADALINIRYWTDKYILLFITVNRLHINAEAIKFEDQLNDQSGKKRTK from the coding sequence ATGAGATCTTTTCAGATTTTCGCTTTTATTTTTTTCTCACTCATTCTTATAAATTGCGCCACTTCATCGGCGGGAATGGCGACGAGCAATATTCCCGTAGCGGATCGTAAATATAAGGTAATCGGTCCCGTGGAAGGCCACAAAAGTTGGAACACCTTCGACATGGCGATCGTAGGAATTCCCCTATCGGAGCCTCCAATCGACAAACTCGTCAACTCGATGTTAGCTGAAAAAGAAGCGGACGCATTGATTAATATTCGTTATTGGACGGACAAATACATTCTTCTTTTTATTACCGTAAACAGACTGCATATCAACGCAGAAGCGATAAAATTCGAGGATCAACTCAATGATCAATCCGGTAAAAAGAGAACTAAATAA
- a CDS encoding TonB-dependent receptor plug domain-containing protein has product MKLIRNLLVILLAFPAGELFAEVSFRARIYSRGKNSGEANVSVRVSETKKFYQTDAEGYFEGVVPASGNYTFRILRDTGMQEIRQEVGESSDTVLIYTDPASVSGVSSKGGINVTGEREKQLMSRTKLRFEEIKRMPGTFGEPLRSIETIPGVVPVSAFGGGASNYVFRGADPNTNLYLYDDLPILYPFHFDGLTATINGNLIKSMDVYTGVLPSNFNNALGGVIEIESPDKVQKTSGNFLTSLWAASANYQTTFAGGKGYILGAVKVGYIDKTFETLGNLSGGSLLPDGVRLPRYTDSQVKMVYNFNDQHQISFYSMTAKDDFALNPPAKPQNDPTKDQLAAFAGGNLSAGQGYRTQAFRYTWRASEKFSNRITLISYDPFTDFNVALGSIKAKQRASGAYNGIRQDAYWDPNKHLSLEFGSEVRFLNYKTSGTTIQQSDPNNPDPNPYDTASPDFRTVPDTNRVRSKYYNAYTTLKIKFGGLLIEPGARYDYIPYIKNGALGPRAQISYKFEGIGKGTTIFGGGGEHYNFPLSTQFSEQSGNPHLKFQKATKYGGGIDQQVTSDWQVKGEVFKQEFSNLIVSDPYITEIIGTNPDQYGKVTQPYILNKPLNYSNNGSGRSHGYEFVVRKTAAPGTRDWFGWISYTWSQTFRNSNLYKPDGLLAPVATGPEQRLLAQSYHNSKETLYDYDRTHIINVVFGWRFSQEWQFGARWSYLTSTPITPITGDDGGSFSNPANGQIIWVPQSANNPYLADYTNTKRLADYHRLDIRFDRFLNYEWGYVNTFFEVINVYMRQNVSGQDFDVTRPYSATNPKPSQTFGTLTLPGGMVIPFFNLGIEVKF; this is encoded by the coding sequence ATGAAACTCATTAGAAACTTATTGGTCATTCTTCTTGCCTTTCCCGCCGGAGAACTTTTCGCGGAAGTTTCCTTTCGAGCTCGCATTTATTCTCGCGGCAAAAATTCGGGAGAAGCGAACGTAAGCGTTCGTGTTTCGGAAACTAAAAAATTCTATCAAACGGATGCGGAAGGTTATTTTGAAGGTGTGGTTCCTGCTTCCGGGAATTATACGTTTCGTATTTTGAGAGATACAGGAATGCAGGAGATTCGTCAGGAAGTTGGAGAATCTTCGGATACCGTTTTGATCTACACCGATCCCGCTTCCGTGAGCGGCGTAAGTAGTAAAGGTGGGATCAACGTTACGGGTGAAAGAGAAAAACAACTCATGTCCCGGACCAAACTTCGTTTTGAAGAAATCAAACGGATGCCGGGAACTTTTGGAGAACCTCTTCGTTCTATCGAAACCATTCCCGGGGTGGTCCCAGTTTCCGCGTTCGGCGGGGGCGCGAGCAATTACGTATTCCGCGGAGCCGATCCGAATACAAACCTTTATCTGTATGACGATCTTCCGATTCTTTATCCGTTTCACTTCGACGGTTTGACCGCGACGATCAACGGAAACTTGATCAAGTCTATGGACGTTTATACGGGCGTGCTCCCTTCGAATTTTAACAACGCACTCGGCGGGGTGATCGAAATCGAATCTCCCGATAAGGTTCAGAAAACTTCCGGAAATTTTTTGACTTCTCTCTGGGCCGCTTCCGCCAATTACCAAACCACATTCGCCGGGGGGAAAGGTTATATTCTCGGCGCGGTTAAGGTCGGTTATATCGACAAAACGTTTGAAACGTTAGGCAACCTTTCAGGAGGAAGTCTTCTTCCGGACGGAGTTCGTCTTCCTCGATATACGGATTCTCAAGTGAAGATGGTCTACAACTTCAACGATCAACACCAGATTTCATTTTATTCTATGACTGCAAAGGACGACTTTGCATTAAATCCTCCGGCAAAACCTCAGAACGATCCTACCAAAGATCAGTTGGCAGCATTCGCAGGAGGGAATCTTTCCGCAGGTCAAGGTTATAGAACGCAGGCATTTCGTTATACCTGGAGAGCCTCCGAAAAATTCTCCAATCGTATCACATTGATCAGCTATGATCCGTTTACGGATTTTAACGTGGCATTGGGTTCCATCAAGGCAAAACAAAGAGCAAGCGGAGCATATAACGGGATTCGACAAGACGCGTATTGGGATCCGAACAAACACCTTTCTCTTGAGTTCGGTTCCGAGGTTCGTTTTCTCAATTACAAAACCTCAGGAACTACGATTCAACAATCCGATCCGAACAATCCGGATCCGAATCCTTACGATACGGCGAGTCCGGATTTTAGAACCGTTCCCGATACGAATCGTGTACGTAGCAAATACTACAACGCTTATACAACTTTGAAAATTAAGTTCGGCGGTTTACTCATCGAACCCGGCGCGAGATACGATTACATTCCTTATATTAAGAATGGGGCTCTTGGCCCAAGAGCTCAGATTTCTTATAAGTTTGAAGGAATCGGAAAAGGAACTACGATCTTTGGAGGCGGAGGAGAACACTATAACTTTCCTTTGAGCACTCAGTTCTCCGAACAGAGCGGAAACCCCCACCTGAAATTTCAGAAGGCTACCAAATACGGCGGAGGGATCGATCAGCAGGTTACTTCCGATTGGCAGGTAAAGGGAGAAGTTTTCAAACAAGAATTCTCCAACTTGATCGTATCCGATCCGTATATTACGGAAATCATAGGGACCAATCCGGATCAGTATGGAAAGGTTACTCAACCGTATATTCTCAACAAACCTCTCAACTATTCCAACAACGGAAGCGGTCGTTCTCACGGTTACGAATTTGTGGTTCGTAAAACTGCTGCTCCGGGTACGAGAGACTGGTTCGGTTGGATTTCTTATACCTGGTCTCAAACATTCAGAAATTCTAATCTTTATAAGCCGGACGGTTTGCTCGCTCCCGTTGCGACTGGACCGGAACAAAGGCTTCTTGCTCAGTCCTATCATAATTCAAAGGAAACTTTATACGATTACGATAGAACTCATATCATCAACGTAGTTTTCGGTTGGAGATTCAGCCAAGAATGGCAGTTCGGTGCGAGATGGTCTTATCTGACTTCCACTCCGATCACTCCGATCACCGGGGACGACGGCGGTTCTTTTTCAAACCCGGCTAACGGCCAGATCATCTGGGTTCCACAATCCGCAAACAATCCGTATCTCGCGGATTATACAAACACAAAACGTCTCGCGGATTATCATAGATTGGACATTCGTTTTGACAGATTCTTAAACTACGAATGGGGTTACGTAAACACATTCTTTGAAGTCATCAACGTTTACATGAGACAGAACGTTTCCGGTCAAGATTTCGACGTTACGCGTCCTTACTCTGCTACGAATCCGAAACCAAGCCAGACGTTTGGAACCCTGACTTTGCCGGGAGGAATGGTAATTCCGTTCTTCAACCTGGGGATCGAGGTGAAGTTCTGA
- the meaB gene encoding methylmalonyl Co-A mutase-associated GTPase MeaB, producing MSGSESSGMPSSGIRSTGIHRKALPSAEEFVKGILSGDKMILARAITLVESSLPAHKELAEKIVDACLPHSGNSVRIGITGIPGVGKSTFIEAFGMHVISQGKKLAVLTIDPSSQISGGSILGDKTRMFELSKSESAFIRPSPSGDSLGGVARKTRETIYLCEAAGFDTVFVETVGVGQSETAVHSMVDLFLLLLIAGAGDELQGIKRGIMEMADLFAVTKADGDNKTRAEFTRVETQSAIHFFPSNENGWVPKVLSCSAVTKEGISEIWTQILEYEKTLKSNGYFEIRRTDQAKYWLEETVSEHLMGDFYSRMKDLYQDMEEKVSQHKISSFQAAEKLIQEYRKRNQK from the coding sequence TTGAGCGGATCAGAATCATCCGGAATGCCTTCTAGCGGAATCCGATCAACCGGAATTCATAGGAAGGCACTTCCTTCGGCTGAAGAATTTGTAAAAGGAATTCTTTCCGGAGACAAGATGATTCTCGCTCGTGCGATTACGCTCGTCGAAAGCTCTCTCCCCGCTCACAAAGAACTCGCAGAAAAGATCGTAGACGCTTGTCTTCCGCATTCCGGAAATTCGGTTCGAATCGGAATCACAGGAATTCCCGGAGTCGGAAAGAGCACCTTCATCGAAGCCTTCGGGATGCACGTGATCTCTCAGGGAAAAAAACTCGCGGTCCTGACGATCGATCCATCGAGTCAGATTTCGGGGGGAAGTATTCTCGGAGACAAGACGAGAATGTTCGAGTTGTCCAAAAGCGAATCCGCATTCATTCGGCCTTCTCCCTCCGGAGATTCTTTGGGCGGAGTTGCAAGAAAAACCCGGGAGACGATCTACCTCTGTGAGGCCGCGGGTTTTGATACGGTCTTTGTGGAAACCGTCGGAGTCGGACAATCCGAGACGGCGGTGCATTCTATGGTGGATTTGTTTTTGCTTCTTTTGATCGCGGGTGCGGGCGACGAACTCCAAGGAATCAAAAGAGGAATTATGGAAATGGCGGATCTTTTTGCCGTGACCAAAGCCGACGGAGACAACAAGACAAGAGCGGAATTCACTCGAGTCGAAACACAATCGGCCATTCATTTTTTTCCTTCAAATGAAAACGGTTGGGTTCCGAAGGTGCTTTCGTGTTCCGCCGTGACCAAGGAAGGAATCTCGGAAATCTGGACTCAAATATTAGAATATGAGAAAACTCTAAAGTCCAACGGATACTTTGAAATTCGCAGAACCGATCAGGCGAAATATTGGCTGGAAGAAACCGTTTCCGAACATCTGATGGGCGACTTCTATTCCCGGATGAAGGACCTTTATCAGGATATGGAAGAAAAGGTAAGCCAACACAAAATCAGTTCTTTTCAAGCCGCTGAAAAATTGATCCAAGAATATAGAAAACGAAATCAAAAGTGA
- a CDS encoding MotA/TolQ/ExbB proton channel family protein produces MTMFLVEYGETFIFIIMLIASIVALAVGTERILIFRKNLKNTEAILPVLTSEIRNGNLDSVKSLAAENPGNIYAKFSQFSVENFNGGHESLSELQEGKIIGERIELENHLSILNTLGNNAPFIGLLGTVLGVIKAFYGLGTLGSTGAEFVMRSISTALLATAAGLGVAIPVVMANNYFTRKLKVIQANLEILSREFLASLSRKK; encoded by the coding sequence ATGACCATGTTTTTAGTTGAATACGGCGAGACTTTCATTTTTATTATTATGCTGATTGCAAGTATCGTCGCCCTCGCAGTAGGAACGGAAAGAATTCTCATCTTTCGTAAGAATCTAAAAAATACGGAAGCCATTCTCCCAGTTCTTACTTCTGAAATTAGAAACGGAAACCTGGACTCGGTAAAGTCTCTCGCAGCGGAAAATCCCGGGAACATCTACGCTAAGTTTTCTCAATTCTCCGTCGAAAACTTCAACGGGGGTCACGAAAGTCTTTCGGAACTTCAGGAAGGAAAGATTATCGGAGAAAGAATCGAACTAGAAAATCATCTCTCCATTCTCAACACTTTGGGGAACAACGCTCCTTTTATCGGTCTTCTGGGAACGGTTCTCGGTGTGATCAAAGCCTTTTACGGTTTGGGAACGTTAGGAAGTACCGGAGCGGAGTTTGTGATGAGAAGTATCTCCACGGCGCTCTTGGCGACCGCGGCGGGTTTGGGGGTTGCGATTCCGGTCGTAATGGCCAATAACTATTTTACTCGTAAGCTGAAAGTCATTCAGGCCAATTTAGAAATTCTTTCGAGAGAGTTTCTTGCAAGCTTGTCTCGTAAGAAGTAG